The following proteins are encoded in a genomic region of Sphaeramia orbicularis chromosome 2, fSphaOr1.1, whole genome shotgun sequence:
- the LOC115436574 gene encoding ornithine decarboxylase-like, translating to MDLCDIEILDTTKTISDFINDKIKERHSVDSEVSFHVANLDDLHQKHIRWLRTLPRVKPFYAVKCNSTPAVIRMLSTLGTGFDCASKGEIELVLSLGVTPEKIIFAHTTKPQSHIKYASTRGVDMMTFDCEEELLKISACHTRAKLVLRIAVDDSKSAIKLSQKFGTKPSVVKKLLERCKELDLEVIGVSFHVGSGCTDSLAYRQAIEDARHVFDTAVLLGFQMRLLDIGGGFPGKEGFQIQFDEFSKVINEALDKFFPADSGVQVIAEPGRYYVDSAFTLAVNVFAKKVVMDDVTQIRDPENDRVMMYYISDGVFGSLNCLINDPAHTNVAPYLHRVVESGEKRYRSIIWGPTCDSLDRVTANYWMPEVQVGDWLLIDNMGAYSVSISSDFGFFDKADIYPVLSAQTWNMFNLS from the exons ATGGATCTTTGTGACATTGAAATTTTAGATACAACCAAAACTATCAGTGATTTCATAAATGATAAAATCAAAGAGCGTCATTCAGTG GACAGTGAAGTGTCATTCCATGTGGCAAATTtggatgatttacaccaaaagcaCATCAGATGGCTCAGGACTCTACCTCGAGTGAAGCCTTTCTATGCAGTGAAGTGCAACAGCACCCCAGCAGTGATCAGGATGCTGAGCACTCTGGGTACAGGCTTTGACTGTGCCAGCAAG GGTGAGATAGAGCTGGTCTTGTCTCTTGGAGTCACTCCTGAGAAAATCATTTTCGCacataccacaaaaccacaatccCACATCAAATATGCCAGTACTCGTGGAGTGGACATGATGACATTTGACTGTGAGGAGGAACTCCTAAAGATTTCTGCTTGTCACACCAGAGCAAA ACTAGTTCTGCGGATTGCAGTGGATGACTCCAAGTCAGCAATAAAACTCAGCCAAAAGTTTGGAACCAAACCATCAGTGGTTAAGAAGCTGCTGGAACGATGTAAAGAGCTGGACTTAGAGGTCATCGGAGTCAGTTTCCATGTAGGTAGTGGATGCACAGATAGTTTGGCGTACAGACAGGCCATCGAAGATGCTCGGCATGTCtttgacacagcg gttttgcTGGGATTTCAGATGAGACTATTAGATATCGGTGGTGGATTCCCTGGGAAAGAGGGCTTTCAGATTCAATTTGATGAG TTTTCAAAGGTAATCAACGAGGCGTTGGATAAATTCTTCCCGGCTGACAGTGGGGTGCAGGTCATTGCTGAACCAGGACGGTACTATGTGGACTCAGCCTTCACACTGGCTGTGAACGTTTTTGCTAAAAAAGTTGTCATGGATGATGTGACTCAAATCAGAG ATCCTGAGAATGACAGAGTGATGATGTACTACATCAGTGATGGAGTCTTTGGCTCCTTAAACTGCCTCATAAATGATCCTGCCCACACAAATGTGGCTCCGTATCTCCACAGG GTGGTGGAGAGCGGTGAGAAGAGATACCGGTCCATTATCTGGGGTCCGACCTGCGACAGCCTGGACAGAGTCACTGCCAACTACTGGATGCCTGAGGTTCAAGTTGGGGACTGGCTTCTTATTGACAACATGGGAGCCTACTCTGTGTCCATTTCATCTGACTTCGGTTTCTTTGACAAAGCAGACATTTACCCTGTTTTATCTGCTCAGACATGGAACATGTTCAACTTGTCTTAG